The following are from one region of the Populus trichocarpa isolate Nisqually-1 chromosome 8, P.trichocarpa_v4.1, whole genome shotgun sequence genome:
- the LOC18101620 gene encoding small acidic protein 1: MRPMQVDFFADMEDQGSTVAMDVDDVDALEMFGEGVINMENKLADADFFNYFEDDFDDTDIN, translated from the coding sequence atgaggCCGATGCAGGTAGACTTCTTCGCGGACATGGAGGATCAAGGATCAACAGTGGCTATGGACGTAGATGACGTGGACGCACTGGAGATGTTCGGGGAGGGAGTCATCAACATGGAAAACAAACTTGCCGACGCCGATTTCTTCAACTATTTCGAAGACGATTTCGATGACACAGACATCAACTGA
- the LOC7494763 gene encoding beta-amylase 1, chloroplastic: MNITHQIGALAGTPIQAESITNTETTATASAAAVWKTPIPNIRCKITKPDTAEQKSQPTSPCRSPILSAGNGIRPDLSVACRAFATETMDLVSFDETTEQEKTYKEVNTVKEKGVPVYVMMPLDSVTMSNTLNRRKAMNASLQALKSAGVEGVMMDVWWGLVERDTPGVYNWGGYTELLEMAKRHGLKVQAVMSFHQCGGNVGDSCTVPLPKWVVEEVHKDQDLAYTDQWGRRNYEYVSLGCDSIPVLKGRTPVQCYSDFMRAFRDNFKHLLGDTIVEIQVGMGPAGELRYPSYPEQNGTWRFPGIGAFQCYDKYMLSSLKAAAEAAGKPEWGSTGPTDAGEYNNWPEDTRFFRKEGGGWTCPYGEFFLSWYSQMLLDHAERILSSAKAIYENTGVKISVKIAGIHWHYGTRSHAPELTAGYYNTRNRDGYLPIAQMLARYGAIFNFTCIEMRDHEQPQDALCAPEKLVRQVALATREAEVPLAGENALPRYDENAHEQILQASSLNIDGNSKDSEMCAFTYLRMNPHLFQPDNWRRFVGFVKKMNEVKSPDRCLEQVEREAEHFVHVSRPLVKEAAVAHMH, translated from the exons ATGAACATAACACATCAGATCGGAGCTTTAGCCGGAACACCAATCCAAGCAGAATCAATAACCAACACTGAAACCACCGCAACAGCCAGCGCAGCGGCGGTGTGGAAAACTCCAATACCAAACATCCGATGCAAAATCACAAAACCAGACACCGCCGAGCAAAAATCACAACCAACAAGCCCTTGTAGGTCTCCAATACTAAGCGCCGGCAACGGCATCCGTCCGGATCTATCAGTGGCATGCCGAGCATTCGCAACAGAAACAATGGACTTGGTGAGTTTTGACGAGACAACAGAACAAGAGAAGACGTATAAAGAGGTGAACACGGTGAAGGAGAAAGGAGTGCCAGTTTACGTGATGATGCCGTTGGATAGTGTGACGATGAGTAACACGTTGAATAGAAGGAAAGCGATGAATGCAAGTTTACAGGCGTTGAAGAGCGCAGGCGTGGAAGGGGTGATGATGGATGTCTGGTGGGGATTAGTGGAGAGAGATACGCCTGGTGTGTATAATTGGGGAGGGTATACCGAACTCTTAGAAATGGCTAAACGACATGGTCTTAAGGTTCAGGCTGTGATGTCGTTTCATCAGTGTGGCGGCAACGTTGGTGATTCTTGCAc GGTTCCATTGCCAAAGTGGGTTGTGGAGGAGGTTCATAAAGATCAAGACCTTGCATACACTGATCAGTGGGGGAGGAGGAATTATGAGTATGTATCACTTGGGTGCGATAGCATTCCAGTTCTCAAGGGGAGGACACCTGTGCAATGTTACTCTGATTTTATGCGGGCCTTTAGGGACAACTTCAAACACCTTCTTGGTGACACCATTGTG GAAATCCAAGTGGGAATGGGTCCAGCAGGTGAGCTCCGCTATCCTTCGTACCCGGAGCAGAATGGAACTTGGAGATTTCCTGGAATCGGAGCCTTCCAATGTTACGATAAG TATATGTTGAGTAGCTTGAAAGCAGCGGCGGAAGCTGCTGGTAAGCCAGAATGGGGTAGCACAGGCCCAACTGATGCTGGTGAGTACAACAACTGGCCGGAAGACACCCGGTTTTTCAGAAAAGAAGGTGGTGGCTGGACTTGTCCCTATGGTGAATTCTTCCTCTCTTGGTACTCGCAGATGCTCTTAGACCACGCTGAGAGAATATTGTCGTCAGCGAAGGCTATCTATGAGAATACTGGTGTAAAGATCTCAGTGAAGATTGCAGGAATTCATTGGCACTATGGAACCCGGTCTCATGCCCCAGAGCTCACAGCAGGATATTATAACACGAGAAACAGAGATGGTTACCTTCCTATTGCTCAAATGTTAGCTCGGTATGGTGCTATATTCAATTTCACTTGCATAGAAATGCGTGACCATGAACAGCCACAGGATGCCCTTTGTGCCCCTGAGAAGCTTGTGAGGCAAGTGGCTTTAGCAACGCGAGAAGCAGAGGTTCCTCTTGCCGGGGAAAATGCACTGCCACGATATGATGAGAACGCACATGAGCAAATTTTGCAGGCGTCATCATTGAATATTGATGGAAACTCAAAAGACAGCGAGATGTGTGCTTTTACGTACTTGAGAATGAACCCTCACTTATTTCAACCAGATAACTGGAGACGCTTCGTGGGATTTGTGAAGAAGATGAATGAAGTGAAGAGTCCTGACCGGTGTTTGGAGCAGGTTGAGAGGGAAGCGGAGCATTTTGTGCATGTAAGTCGACCTTTAGTAAAGGAGGCGGCTGTGGCTCATATGCACTAG